In Flavobacterium sp. N1736, the following are encoded in one genomic region:
- a CDS encoding virulence RhuM family protein yields MQAPILLYQTTQTNIEVEVTYLDESFWLSQKAMAQLFGIESNTVTYHLGKILKSNELDKDSVTRKIRATASDGKNYSTLFYNLDAIIAVGYRVNSSQATQFRIWATKTLKEFIIKGFVLNDEMLKNGKAFGKDYFEELLERIREIRSSERRFYQKITDIYSLSANYEKDSIETKAFFATVQNKLHWAITGKTAAEIIYSEADATKIYMGLSTWKDAPDGKILKSDVSVAKNYLNDAHIQELNRIVSAYLDLAENYAKRQIIMQMEDWTIFLNNFLQLSNYPILNDKGKISHLEAKIKAEMEFDKYRIIQDREYISDFDREILKLNKK; encoded by the coding sequence ATGCAGGCGCCAATTTTATTATATCAAACCACTCAAACCAATATCGAAGTCGAAGTAACGTATCTTGATGAGAGTTTTTGGCTCTCGCAAAAAGCAATGGCTCAATTATTTGGTATTGAATCAAATACAGTAACATATCATTTAGGAAAAATACTGAAATCTAACGAATTAGATAAAGACTCAGTTACTCGAAAAATTCGAGCAACTGCATCAGATGGTAAAAATTACAGCACATTATTTTACAATCTCGATGCTATTATTGCAGTTGGCTACAGAGTAAATTCGAGCCAGGCTACTCAATTTAGAATTTGGGCAACCAAAACACTAAAAGAATTTATCATCAAGGGATTTGTTTTAAATGATGAAATGCTAAAAAACGGAAAAGCTTTTGGTAAAGATTATTTTGAAGAATTACTGGAACGAATTCGCGAAATCCGTTCTTCTGAAAGGCGATTTTATCAAAAAATAACCGATATCTATTCTCTTTCTGCAAATTATGAGAAAGACAGTATTGAAACTAAAGCTTTTTTTGCAACGGTACAAAATAAACTACATTGGGCAATAACCGGTAAAACTGCTGCTGAAATCATTTATTCGGAAGCCGATGCCACCAAAATTTATATGGGACTTTCGACATGGAAAGATGCGCCTGACGGAAAAATTCTAAAAAGTGATGTTAGTGTTGCTAAAAACTATTTGAATGATGCACATATTCAAGAGCTTAATAGAATTGTTTCAGCATATTTAGATTTAGCTGAAAATTACGCCAAAAGACAGATTATCATGCAAATGGAAGATTGGACTATCTTTTTAAACAATTTTCTACAACTTTCCAATTATCCAATTTTGAATGATAAAGGTAAAATTTCTCATTTGGAAGCAAAAATTAAAGCTGAAATGGAGTTTGATAAATACCGAATTATTCAGGACAGAGAATATATATCTGATTTTGATAGGGAAATATTAAAACTGAATAAAAAATAA
- a CDS encoding TlpA family protein disulfide reductase, translating into MKKTITIILFLILTSTFAQTKYGNPEIDPIQIQKNFNDWSAYQSKKIMLSRDFVALDPLSKETSKESFLDQMANGNFIPIRLKSDDSIYYYKLFKIQPKSDTSIKATINQIGFDAYKNYKMGGTAFPKFSFKDLDGNVVSNESMKGKIIVIKCWYIHCTPCIREFPQVNRLTEEYKDRKDILFISLAEDSPEQLKTFLARKPLSYSVIPDMKIYMNETLDLNAFPTHFILNKEGLISKVLPNFESLEVALAKESKL; encoded by the coding sequence ATGAAAAAAACAATCACCATCATATTATTTCTAATACTCACGTCAACTTTCGCCCAAACCAAATACGGAAATCCGGAAATTGATCCCATTCAAATTCAGAAAAACTTCAACGATTGGTCAGCATATCAAAGCAAAAAAATCATGCTTTCAAGAGATTTTGTAGCATTAGATCCTCTTTCAAAAGAAACCTCAAAAGAATCATTTTTAGATCAAATGGCAAACGGAAATTTTATTCCAATCAGATTAAAATCAGACGATTCGATTTATTATTACAAGTTGTTTAAAATTCAGCCAAAATCAGATACAAGTATAAAAGCAACCATCAATCAAATTGGTTTTGATGCTTACAAAAACTATAAAATGGGAGGCACTGCATTTCCAAAATTCTCATTTAAAGATTTAGATGGAAACGTAGTTTCAAACGAATCGATGAAAGGAAAAATCATCGTAATTAAATGCTGGTACATTCACTGTACGCCTTGTATAAGAGAATTTCCGCAAGTAAATCGTTTAACAGAAGAATACAAAGACCGAAAAGACATTCTTTTTATAAGCCTTGCCGAAGATTCACCGGAACAATTAAAAACATTTCTGGCAAGAAAACCATTATCCTATTCCGTAATTCCGGATATGAAAATTTACATGAATGAAACACTTGATTTGAATGCTTTTCCAACACATTTTATCCTGAATAAAGAAGGTTTGATTTCGAAAGTTTTACCCAATTTCGAAAGTTTAGAAGTAGCTTTGGCGAAAGAAAGTAAACTGTAG
- the chiA gene encoding T9SS-translocated chitinase ChiA yields the protein MKHYYRLLFLLLFPLLALAQPAHGKKVVGYYAQWSIYARDFNVPKIDGSKITHLNYSFYGTTYDPAHPENTKLLCLDTYADFEHMEGGIPWDAPVKGNFYDLKKLKEKYPHLKILISVGGWTKGQDLSPIAASPVARAALAADMANFIVTYPFIDGFDIDWEYPLSGGTDGTEVINGAPIPPQKYSPDDNKNLVYLLKAMRQAMPNKLISIAAGNNVRKVASQYLGPSNRAQYGMTEDISTYCDYITYFGYDFGGNWYDKTCYNAPLYASGNTNDPLYGATQSESLDELTNQYLNVVGFPANKLIMGLPFYGKKFDHVATNSTNGLFVSAPRDVVAGCTNPQNPTGTWDGPAACEKSGSIEICDLVGNPVTNSHAYLDPNTMLVTPAAASAGWVRYFDNTTKVPYLYNATLKQFISYEDKQSMDLKVQYIKSRNLAGGMVWELSQDTRGSIPNSLLTQVDTSFGSVVPGTVSIAGSVKNGSALVPNVTVELRNASNVVLQTVVSTGGNFTFSNLTSGQNYILTALKATYTFTPVTLTNVTTNQTGVVINGTQPLYTVSGTVLNGTTGVSGVTVTATSGSTVLTAVSNASGVYSVAGLTAGLNFTVTAAKTGFSYTPTSTVYNVIDSNKTLNFAQGAPIVYYTVSGSVLNNTTPVSGVTITATSTAGTFTATTNSSGVYTIANLPSGGNYTVTAALAGQTYTPASTVYTNLTANKTLNFTQDVIVTPTNKISGTVKNGTTPVAGAKVEIVLPWTDSTHNWKSVIAVTDAQGKYSFDNSVVAGYTTITSLKLNTWENAETTYYPNNLANFAVPANPTVYNFNTSATAKSAQVLANLISGSVKNGTVAVAGAKVEIVLPWTDNTHNWKSVLATTDASGNYTFDNSVVAGYTQILSLKLNSWENGEVTYYPNNLANFAVPTSPTVYNFNRQAVVATKPVVTITAPTASAIAINLGSSINFVASVGLSAADATTISSVVFSLDGQTLSATNSSGTYTSVWTPAANQFSLSHTLTVTATASNGTTDAKTYSFTLTCSGANCPNSLPVITWNSPSNTTVNQSSFQVVPISVTAVDSNGSVSGVTITINGGTFNMTAGANNIYTYNFTPTAYQDYPVVIKATDNQSGVTTLNNTIKIAPVSTNRFIPLPSKIILGYAHSWENASAPFLYFSQMVGSKFNVVDYSFVETVNRDGYTPILTTNDTRYLTNGVFNKQLLKNDIKSLRDSGVPVIVSIGGQNGHVVLDNVTQKNIFVNGLKAIIDEYQFDGVDIDFEGGSMNFNAGGLRDISYAGISAYPRLKNVVDAFKELKAYYGTGFLLTAAPETQYVQGGYSTYTDTFGSFLPIIQNLRNELDLLAVQLYNTGGENGLDGQYYGSAKKANMVTALTDMVIKGYNIATTGMHFDGLPASKVLIALPACPSAAGSGYLTPAEGISAMNYLRTGTTFSGRTYTMQPGGPYPSLRGLMTWSVNWDASSCGNSSELSKAYAAYFASAGKTLAVEKIEAKSNTIVYFKNNALTVTNETEDIAHVDVFNTIGQTLVNHQNVQNNKEILLQNQSFATKQIFIVVVTDKAGNKKSFKVMNFLN from the coding sequence ATGAAACATTATTACAGATTGCTTTTTTTGTTACTGTTTCCCTTACTTGCCCTGGCCCAACCAGCCCACGGTAAAAAAGTAGTAGGGTACTATGCGCAATGGTCTATTTATGCAAGGGATTTCAACGTTCCCAAGATAGATGGAAGTAAAATTACGCATTTGAATTATTCTTTTTATGGAACAACTTATGATCCCGCACATCCGGAGAATACAAAGTTGTTATGTTTGGACACCTATGCTGATTTTGAGCATATGGAAGGCGGAATACCGTGGGATGCTCCTGTAAAAGGGAATTTTTATGATTTGAAAAAATTAAAAGAAAAGTACCCGCATCTTAAAATTTTAATTTCTGTTGGAGGATGGACAAAAGGTCAGGATCTTTCTCCAATTGCAGCAAGTCCCGTTGCAAGAGCCGCTTTGGCTGCAGATATGGCAAACTTCATTGTTACGTATCCTTTTATTGACGGATTCGACATTGACTGGGAGTATCCTCTTTCTGGTGGAACAGACGGTACTGAAGTAATTAACGGAGCACCAATTCCTCCGCAAAAGTACAGCCCGGACGACAACAAAAATTTAGTGTATTTATTGAAAGCAATGCGTCAGGCAATGCCAAATAAATTAATCTCGATTGCTGCCGGAAACAATGTTCGTAAAGTGGCTTCGCAATATTTAGGACCATCAAACAGAGCACAATACGGAATGACAGAAGACATTTCGACGTATTGTGATTACATTACTTATTTTGGATATGATTTTGGTGGAAACTGGTATGATAAAACATGCTACAATGCCCCTTTGTATGCAAGTGGAAACACAAATGATCCGCTTTATGGAGCAACACAATCAGAATCATTAGACGAATTAACAAATCAATACTTGAATGTTGTTGGTTTTCCTGCGAATAAATTAATCATGGGATTGCCTTTTTACGGGAAAAAATTTGATCATGTAGCGACAAATTCAACAAATGGATTATTCGTTTCAGCTCCAAGAGATGTTGTTGCAGGATGTACAAATCCGCAAAATCCAACAGGAACATGGGACGGACCGGCAGCTTGCGAAAAATCAGGAAGTATCGAAATTTGCGATTTAGTCGGAAATCCCGTTACCAATTCACACGCTTATTTAGATCCAAACACCATGTTGGTTACACCAGCCGCAGCTTCTGCAGGATGGGTGCGTTACTTTGATAACACCACAAAAGTTCCTTACTTATACAATGCTACTTTAAAACAGTTCATCTCTTATGAAGATAAACAATCGATGGATTTAAAAGTGCAGTATATTAAATCGAGAAATCTTGCCGGAGGTATGGTTTGGGAATTATCTCAGGATACAAGAGGTTCAATTCCAAACTCCTTATTAACACAGGTAGATACATCATTCGGAAGCGTTGTTCCGGGAACAGTAAGTATTGCAGGTTCAGTAAAAAACGGATCAGCTTTAGTACCAAATGTTACCGTTGAATTAAGAAACGCAAGCAATGTAGTATTGCAAACAGTAGTTTCTACAGGAGGAAATTTCACGTTCAGTAATTTAACTTCGGGACAAAATTATATACTTACAGCTTTAAAAGCCACTTATACTTTTACTCCCGTAACGTTAACCAATGTAACAACGAACCAAACAGGAGTTGTTATTAATGGAACTCAGCCTTTATATACAGTTAGCGGAACAGTTCTTAACGGAACAACAGGAGTTTCTGGTGTTACAGTTACAGCAACTTCAGGATCTACAGTTTTAACAGCAGTTTCTAATGCAAGCGGAGTTTACAGCGTTGCAGGTTTAACAGCCGGACTAAACTTTACCGTTACAGCTGCAAAAACAGGATTCTCTTACACACCAACTTCAACAGTTTATAACGTAATTGATTCTAACAAAACGTTGAATTTTGCTCAAGGCGCACCAATTGTTTATTACACCGTAAGCGGATCCGTTTTAAACAATACAACACCAGTTTCAGGAGTAACAATAACGGCAACTTCAACAGCCGGAACTTTTACAGCAACTACAAATTCAAGCGGAGTTTATACAATTGCTAATTTACCGTCAGGCGGAAATTATACCGTAACAGCAGCTTTGGCAGGACAAACGTATACGCCGGCTTCAACAGTTTATACCAATCTAACAGCCAACAAAACATTAAACTTTACGCAAGATGTTATTGTAACACCTACAAACAAAATCAGCGGAACAGTTAAAAACGGAACAACTCCGGTTGCTGGTGCAAAAGTAGAAATCGTTTTACCCTGGACAGATAGTACACACAACTGGAAAAGTGTTATTGCTGTAACAGATGCACAAGGAAAATACAGCTTTGATAATTCAGTTGTAGCAGGTTATACAACCATTACAAGTTTAAAATTAAACACTTGGGAAAACGCAGAAACAACCTATTATCCAAACAATCTGGCGAATTTTGCAGTTCCTGCAAACCCAACAGTTTACAACTTTAATACAAGTGCGACTGCAAAATCAGCACAAGTTCTTGCCAACTTAATTAGCGGAAGCGTTAAAAACGGAACAGTTGCAGTAGCAGGAGCAAAAGTAGAAATCGTTTTACCGTGGACAGATAATACACATAACTGGAAAAGTGTTTTAGCAACAACAGATGCATCAGGAAATTATACTTTCGATAACTCAGTTGTAGCAGGTTATACACAAATTTTAAGTTTGAAATTGAATTCATGGGAAAATGGTGAAGTGACTTATTATCCAAATAACTTAGCCAATTTTGCAGTTCCAACAAGCCCAACAGTTTATAATTTTAATAGACAAGCGGTGGTTGCGACTAAACCGGTGGTTACCATTACAGCGCCAACAGCTTCGGCAATTGCTATAAATTTAGGGTCATCAATTAATTTTGTTGCAAGTGTTGGATTAAGTGCTGCAGATGCCACTACAATTTCATCTGTTGTATTTAGTTTAGATGGACAAACTTTGAGTGCTACCAATTCTTCGGGAACTTACACATCAGTTTGGACACCGGCAGCAAATCAGTTTTCGCTTAGTCATACATTAACCGTTACGGCCACTGCATCAAACGGAACAACAGATGCAAAAACATATAGTTTTACATTAACTTGTTCAGGTGCAAACTGCCCAAATTCATTACCTGTAATTACTTGGAATTCACCATCGAATACCACTGTAAACCAAAGTTCTTTTCAGGTTGTGCCAATTTCAGTTACAGCTGTCGATAGTAACGGATCAGTTTCAGGAGTTACCATTACAATAAACGGAGGTACATTTAACATGACAGCGGGTGCAAATAATATCTATACGTATAATTTTACACCAACTGCTTATCAGGATTATCCAGTTGTCATCAAAGCAACCGATAATCAATCTGGTGTAACTACATTAAACAACACAATTAAAATTGCTCCGGTGAGCACGAATAGATTTATCCCGCTTCCATCTAAAATTATTTTAGGATACGCACACTCTTGGGAAAATGCTTCAGCTCCGTTTTTATATTTTTCTCAAATGGTTGGAAGTAAGTTTAACGTAGTCGATTATTCATTCGTAGAAACAGTTAATCGTGATGGTTACACACCAATATTAACTACAAACGACACCAGATATTTGACTAATGGTGTTTTCAATAAGCAATTATTGAAAAATGATATAAAATCATTAAGAGATAGCGGCGTTCCTGTTATTGTCTCTATCGGAGGTCAAAATGGACATGTTGTTTTAGACAATGTAACTCAAAAAAATATTTTTGTTAATGGTCTGAAAGCAATTATCGACGAGTATCAATTTGATGGAGTTGATATTGATTTTGAAGGCGGATCGATGAATTTTAATGCAGGAGGATTAAGAGATATTTCTTATGCAGGTATTTCTGCTTATCCAAGATTAAAAAACGTAGTAGATGCTTTCAAAGAATTAAAAGCTTACTATGGCACTGGGTTTTTATTAACTGCAGCTCCGGAAACACAATACGTACAAGGAGGATATTCTACCTATACAGATACTTTTGGTTCGTTCCTTCCAATCATTCAAAACTTGCGTAATGAACTAGATTTGTTAGCGGTACAATTGTATAATACAGGAGGAGAAAACGGATTAGATGGTCAATATTATGGTTCAGCTAAAAAAGCAAACATGGTAACTGCCCTGACTGATATGGTGATAAAAGGATATAACATTGCTACAACAGGAATGCATTTTGATGGTTTACCGGCATCAAAAGTTCTTATTGCATTACCAGCTTGTCCAAGTGCAGCAGGCAGCGGTTATTTAACACCGGCAGAAGGAATTAGTGCTATGAATTATTTAAGAACCGGAACCACTTTTTCAGGAAGAACATACACTATGCAGCCAGGCGGACCATATCCTTCTTTAAGAGGTTTAATGACTTGGTCTGTAAACTGGGATGCATCTTCTTGTGGTAATTCATCTGAATTATCTAAAGCCTATGCCGCTTATTTTGCATCAGCAGGAAAAACATTAGCAGTTGAAAAAATTGAAGCAAAAAGCAACACAATTGTTTACTTTAAAAACAATGCCTTAACGGTAACAAATGAAACCGAGGACATTGCACACGTAGACGTATTTAATACAATTGGACAAACTTTGGTAAACCACCAAAACGTTCAGAATAATAAAGAAATTTTACTGCAAAACCAAAGTTTCGCAACGAAGCAAATATTCATAGTTGTAGTAACAGACAAAGCAGGAAACAAAAAATCATTCAAAGTCATGAACTTTTTAAACTAA
- a CDS encoding beta-N-acetylhexosaminidase, translated as MKYLLVLLLAGVTSSAQIQKEQLNLMPWPQSVVLNDGNFALNKNFKVNITGNPNPRIFGGVTRFLRRLDGRTGIFFQQGFITKLNEAPDAELQINCTKSGKIGLYEDESYHLDIAQNKITINATSDLGALHGLETLLQMLQNNNTSFYFPNSQISDFPRFTWRGLMIDAARHFQPVDVIKRNIDGLAAMKMNVFHWHLVDDQGWRIEMKKHTKLIELASDGMYYTQEEIRNIVKYADERGILIVPEIDVPGHGTAILTAYPEIGSKVITLTGGTSEKNIQGTAIATYGVERNAGIFSPTLDPSNPKTYQLLSELFDEVCPLFPGAYFHIGGDENEGKDWDANPKIQEFKKKNKLATNHELQTYFTMQLVPMLKKHGKQLMGWEEILTKNMSKEAIIHSWRGPNEGMVAGQSLTDAVKKGYKTVLSNGYYIDLMYPIASHYLNDPMPKGADLTAEEKARILGGEATMWTELATPTTIDSRLWPRTAAIAERLWSAEDITDLASMRKRLETVSFRLEELGLTHIRNRAVILRNIANNQNIKSLNEFTNVCEPLKGYTRNKGGTEYQMYSPFTLFADACTPDAKDALAFDDAVTQYQTNKTAENKAKVAGFLNKWIAVNKGLVELSSTAPLVQPILPLSKKLNDASQELLLVLDNKSTLKLEDLQRLIEQCNTKDHADVELAVYASLKKLI; from the coding sequence ATGAAATATTTATTAGTCCTACTACTAGCAGGTGTAACTTCTAGTGCTCAGATCCAGAAAGAGCAGCTAAATCTTATGCCGTGGCCTCAAAGTGTTGTTTTAAACGACGGAAATTTTGCTTTAAATAAAAACTTTAAAGTAAACATTACCGGAAATCCAAATCCAAGAATTTTTGGAGGAGTAACTCGTTTTTTACGCCGCCTAGATGGTAGAACCGGTATCTTTTTTCAACAAGGTTTCATTACAAAATTAAATGAAGCTCCGGATGCCGAACTTCAGATAAACTGTACCAAAAGCGGAAAAATTGGTTTGTATGAAGACGAAAGTTATCATTTAGACATCGCTCAAAATAAAATTACAATCAATGCAACCAGCGATTTAGGCGCTTTACACGGCCTTGAAACGTTATTGCAGATGCTGCAGAATAATAATACCTCATTTTATTTCCCTAACTCACAAATTTCAGATTTTCCAAGATTTACATGGAGAGGTTTAATGATTGACGCTGCAAGACATTTTCAGCCGGTAGATGTTATCAAAAGAAATATCGACGGACTTGCTGCCATGAAAATGAATGTTTTTCACTGGCATTTGGTAGACGATCAGGGTTGGAGAATCGAAATGAAAAAACATACTAAGTTAATCGAATTAGCTTCGGATGGAATGTATTACACACAAGAGGAAATTAGAAATATCGTAAAATATGCAGATGAGCGCGGTATTTTGATCGTTCCGGAAATAGATGTTCCCGGTCACGGAACTGCAATTCTTACGGCGTATCCGGAAATTGGCAGCAAAGTGATTACGCTGACAGGCGGAACTTCAGAAAAAAATATTCAGGGAACCGCAATTGCGACCTATGGAGTTGAAAGAAATGCAGGTATTTTTTCGCCAACATTAGATCCTTCAAATCCTAAAACATATCAGTTATTAAGTGAACTTTTTGATGAGGTTTGCCCTTTATTTCCCGGAGCTTATTTTCATATCGGGGGAGATGAAAATGAGGGGAAAGATTGGGATGCAAACCCGAAAATCCAGGAGTTTAAAAAGAAAAATAAATTAGCCACAAACCACGAATTGCAAACATATTTTACCATGCAATTAGTTCCGATGCTTAAAAAACACGGAAAGCAATTAATGGGATGGGAAGAAATTTTGACCAAAAACATGTCAAAAGAAGCCATTATTCATTCCTGGAGAGGACCAAATGAAGGAATGGTTGCAGGACAATCTTTGACAGATGCAGTAAAAAAAGGATACAAGACAGTATTATCAAACGGATATTATATCGATTTGATGTACCCAATTGCAAGTCATTATTTAAATGATCCAATGCCAAAAGGTGCCGATTTAACGGCCGAAGAAAAAGCAAGAATTTTGGGCGGAGAAGCTACAATGTGGACAGAACTTGCAACACCAACAACAATAGATTCAAGACTTTGGCCAAGAACAGCCGCAATTGCAGAAAGACTTTGGTCTGCAGAAGATATTACAGATTTGGCAAGCATGCGCAAACGTCTTGAAACAGTTTCTTTTAGATTAGAAGAACTTGGATTAACGCACATTCGCAACAGAGCCGTTATTTTAAGAAATATTGCCAATAACCAAAATATAAAATCGCTTAACGAATTCACGAATGTTTGCGAACCGTTAAAAGGATATACAAGAAATAAAGGCGGAACAGAATATCAAATGTATTCGCCGTTTACACTTTTTGCAGATGCATGCACGCCGGATGCGAAAGATGCTTTGGCGTTTGATGATGCCGTAACACAATATCAGACCAATAAAACGGCTGAAAATAAAGCAAAAGTAGCAGGATTTTTAAACAAATGGATTGCCGTAAATAAAGGTTTGGTTGAGTTGAGTTCCACAGCGCCGCTAGTACAGCCAATTTTACCTTTATCGAAAAAATTAAATGATGCATCGCAGGAATTGCTGCTTGTTTTAGATAATAAATCGACTTTAAAATTGGAGGATTTGCAGCGTTTAATCGAACAATGTAACACAAAAGATCACGCAGATGTTGAGCTCGCAGTTTATGCAAGCTTAAAGAAATTAATATAA
- the nagB gene encoding glucosamine-6-phosphate deaminase has protein sequence MKSALEIKPDISYKSAGKFEETRFEKIHNEIFKSSAEASIIVAQEIAQLIRTKQEKNKACVLGLATGSSPIKVYEELVRMHREEGLSFSNVITFNLDEYYPMTRENNQSYHYFMHQHLFNHIDIKPENVNIPDGNVAIDELNQYCIDYEMNIKSVGGLDFQLLGIGRTGHVGFNEPGSHINSGTRIITLDHITRVDASSDFNGIDNVPKRAITMGVSTIMRSKRIVLMAWGQNKADIIKRTIQGDISSEVPATFLQNHPNATFVLDQSAAVELTRFKTPWLVGECIWTQELKSKAIVWLCQKTKQSILKLTDRDYNNNGMSDLLAQEGSAYDLNINMFNVLQHTITGWPGGKPNTDDSHRPERANPAKKRVILFSPHPDDDVISMGGTFSKLIKQGHDVHVVYQTSGNIAVTDDEALKFAEVAKDFVGEAGSGINFKSVIEFLNSKSENQIDSLEVRKLKGLIRRRESYAATRYIGLKDENTHFLDLPFYETGQVKKNPLGPEDIAIVKDIIAKIKPHQVFAAGDLADPHGTHEVCLNAIFAAMKQLKPEKYMDDCWLWLYRGAWHEWDIHEIDMAVPLSPSEVLLKRHAILYHQSQKDRVMFQGNDSREFWVRAEDRNKNTAILYDELGLAEYEAIEAFKRFDY, from the coding sequence ATGAAAAGTGCTTTAGAAATAAAACCTGATATCAGCTATAAAAGTGCAGGAAAATTTGAAGAGACCAGATTCGAAAAAATTCATAACGAAATTTTCAAAAGTTCTGCCGAAGCTTCGATAATTGTTGCCCAGGAAATTGCACAATTGATCAGAACCAAACAAGAAAAAAATAAAGCTTGTGTGTTAGGTTTGGCAACAGGTTCATCTCCTATAAAAGTGTACGAAGAATTAGTGAGAATGCACAGAGAAGAAGGCCTTAGTTTTAGCAATGTAATCACTTTTAATCTGGATGAATATTATCCAATGACAAGAGAAAACAATCAGAGCTACCACTATTTCATGCACCAGCATCTTTTTAATCATATTGATATTAAACCGGAAAACGTTAATATTCCGGATGGTAATGTCGCTATAGATGAGTTAAATCAATACTGTATTGATTATGAAATGAATATTAAAAGTGTTGGCGGACTTGATTTTCAATTATTAGGAATTGGGCGTACAGGTCACGTAGGTTTTAACGAACCGGGATCGCACATTAACTCCGGTACAAGAATTATTACACTGGATCATATTACAAGAGTAGATGCCTCGTCAGATTTTAATGGTATAGACAACGTTCCAAAAAGAGCGATTACCATGGGAGTTTCTACCATCATGAGATCAAAAAGAATCGTATTAATGGCTTGGGGACAAAACAAAGCCGATATCATTAAAAGAACCATACAGGGAGATATCAGTTCAGAAGTTCCCGCAACATTTTTACAAAACCACCCAAATGCGACTTTCGTTTTAGACCAGTCTGCAGCTGTAGAATTAACGCGTTTTAAAACGCCATGGCTTGTTGGAGAATGTATTTGGACACAAGAATTAAAAAGCAAAGCGATTGTTTGGTTATGCCAAAAAACAAAACAATCCATATTAAAATTAACAGACCGTGATTACAACAATAACGGAATGTCTGATCTATTGGCACAAGAAGGTTCTGCTTATGATTTGAACATCAATATGTTCAACGTATTGCAGCATACCATCACAGGATGGCCGGGTGGAAAACCAAACACAGACGATTCACATCGTCCGGAAAGAGCAAATCCTGCAAAAAAACGAGTGATTCTTTTTAGTCCGCATCCGGATGATGATGTGATTTCTATGGGAGGAACTTTTTCAAAATTGATAAAACAAGGTCACGATGTACACGTAGTATATCAAACCTCCGGAAATATAGCTGTTACAGACGACGAAGCCTTAAAATTTGCTGAAGTTGCCAAAGATTTTGTTGGTGAAGCAGGAAGTGGCATAAACTTTAAATCTGTAATTGAATTTTTGAATAGCAAATCAGAAAATCAAATCGACTCCTTAGAAGTTCGAAAATTAAAAGGACTTATAAGAAGACGAGAATCGTATGCAGCAACAAGATACATTGGCTTAAAAGATGAAAACACACACTTTCTCGATCTTCCGTTTTATGAAACAGGACAGGTTAAGAAAAATCCGCTAGGGCCAGAAGATATTGCCATTGTAAAAGATATTATTGCCAAAATAAAACCACATCAGGTATTTGCAGCAGGAGATTTGGCAGATCCGCACGGAACACATGAAGTATGTTTAAATGCGATTTTTGCAGCCATGAAGCAATTAAAACCTGAAAAATACATGGATGATTGCTGGTTATGGCTTTACAGAGGAGCGTGGCACGAATGGGACATTCACGAAATTGATATGGCTGTTCCGCTTTCTCCATCAGAAGTATTATTAAAACGACACGCGATTTTATACCACCAATCACAAAAAGACAGAGTAATGTTTCAGGGAAATGACTCCAGGGAATTTTGGGTTAGGGCAGAAGATCGTAACAAAAATACAGCCATCTTATATGATGAACTAGGTTTGGCTGAGTACGAAGCTATCGAGGCGTTTAAGCGTTTTGACTATTAG